The Garra rufa chromosome 18, GarRuf1.0, whole genome shotgun sequence genome window below encodes:
- the LOC141291361 gene encoding uncharacterized protein has protein sequence MAALELHCGTKPGSCVWGGERADQLDSFDSEMQEWEDQLQDMQRKIEELYKEVKARREGTESSTNIITNNKNLDITLLPVNSQYSHQANGYHGHPKNSLPIHQCGEDPSVIRSLGFHHTSEYCNGSNNYMPNSLSNSSHYPASCHDLERQDATLDILNGYFQQGPHFGKNPRNLGTPNTIQNPKVYPVTDSYQYSMKTSLVVNRTGSCVVQDEIEEAENKKNKKSSWDDSQARHVSWKEPVSSNDLPPKNSASKLAIRQRDASPVTPRSTYHESSQQPDRKCLLLDRKSGSPSVLRKFGAMLQENEGKTLIEDGLVTTVVSTELPRHTSTPICQNKFDAKRASSRAPVQKCPADCDVLVAHLEPSQESWAAGPSRHLLNGDRESGRGGCVLEQRNLIPPQSHLNSGYHKVSSMSKAHNVGFQSKDLFSEYEMVERILGAGSQNFNKVHRGLGVDMMRLGNDNLEQLLEMMEIENNRSQSATFTQQLDNKQVNRESSPVPSSSQFSRPARPANQRRPSRWAKHTHPSKVAHTSCPPSPGLKGKQFLNSYSRHTETIIM, from the exons ATGGCTGCATTGGAATTGCACTGTGGGACGAAGCCTGGGAGTTGTGTGTGGGGTGGAGAGAGAGCTGACCAGCTTGACAGTTTTGACTCCGAGATGCAGGAATGGGAAGATCAGCTACAGGACATGCAGAGGAAGATTGAAGAG TTGTATAAGGAGGTCAAAGCAAGAAGAGAAGGCACAGAGAGCAGCACAAACATCATCACAAACAATAAAAACCTGGACATTACTTTGCTTCCGGTCAACTCTCAGTATAGCCACCAGGCCAATGGTTATCATGGTCACCCCAAAAACAGCCTCCCAATTCATCAATGCGGTGAAGATCCTTCAGTTATTCGAAGCCTTGGGTTTCACCACACCAGTGAATACTGTAATGGCTCCAACAATTACATGCCTAATTCCCTGAGCAACAGCAGCCATTACCCTGCCAGTTGTCATGATCTTGAAAGGCAAGATGCCACCCTAGACATACTCAATGGATACTTCCAACAGGGCCCGCATTTTGGAAAGAACCCAAGGAATCTTGGAACTCCAAATACA ATTCAGAACCCCAAGGTATATCCAGTTACAGACAGTTATCAATACAGTATGAAGACCAGCCTGGTGGTGAACAG GACTGGCTCATGTGTGGTTCAGGATGAGATTGAGGAGGCTGagaacaaaaagaacaaaaaatcaAGTTGGGATGACTCCCAAGCCCGCCACGTTAGCTGGAAAGAGCCGGTTTCATCAAATGATCTTcctcctaaaaattcagcttccaAACTGGCAATCAGACAGAGAGATGCTTCTCCAGTAACCCCTCGTTCCACTTACCACGAGTCATCACAACAACCAGACAGAAAGTGCCTCTTGCTCGACAGGAAATCTGGCAGCCCATCAGTGTTGCGAAAGTTTGGTGCCATGTTGCAAGAGAATGAGGGGAAAACCCTGATAGAAGATGGTCTTGTGACAACTGTTGTCTCCACTGAACTTCCGAGGCACACCAGCACTCCCATTTGCCAGAACAAGTTTGACGCCAAGCGGGCATCCTCACGTGCGCCTGTCCAGAAATGCCCTGCAGACTGTGACGTACTGGTAGCACACCTGGAGCCCAGCCAGGAGTCTTGGGCAGCTGGTCCTTCTAGACACCTCCTCAATGGAGATAGAGAGAGTGGGAGGGGTGGTTGCGTTCTTGAACAGCGTAACTTAATCCCACCACAGTCTCACCTTAATTCAGGGTATCACAAGGTGTCTTCAATGTCTAAAGCCCACAATGTTGGCTTCCAGAGTAAGGACCTATTTTCTGAATATGAGATGGTGGAAAGGATTCTGGGAGCAGGATCTCAAAACTTCAATAAGGTACACAGAGGACTTGGTGTCGATATGATGAGACTGGGAAATGACAACTTGGAGCAACTTCTGGAAATGATGGAAATAGAGAACAACAGAAGCCAGAGTGCCACATTCACCCAGCAACTGGACAACAAGCAG GTCAACCGTGAGTCATCTCCTGTGCCCAGCAGTAGCCAGTTTTCTCGTCCTGCTCGACCAGCCAATCAACGCCGTCCATCCAGATGGGCTAAGCATACTCACCCAAGCAAAGTCGCCCACACATCCTGCCCACCAAGCCCTGGCCTGAAAGGCAAACAATTCTTGAATTCATATTCCCGGCACACAGAAACCATCATCATGTGA